Proteins co-encoded in one Paenibacillus antri genomic window:
- the murC gene encoding UDP-N-acetylmuramate--L-alanine ligase — MSTSEQHVHFIGIGGYGMSAIARVMLEMGYRVSGSDVAEQELTEKLAQKGAKVFIGHEAGHVQGADLVVYSTALSKDNVERVAAESLNIPVIHRSQMLARLLNAKKGVAVAGAHGKTTTSSMIALVMESTGVDPTYIIGGEIMNVGSNAKAGKGDFVVAEADESDGSFLQYYPTLAVVTNIEADHLENYDGDFAKLKAAYARFLSQVKEGGKAVVCLDDPELAGLLPDVSAELVTYGTHLDAEFRATDISLGDRKAEFTVLRRGAALGRVTLSVPGHHNVLNALATLIVCLEAGVPFAEAAAALTEFSGAKRRFQVLGDVNDVLVIDDYAHHPTEIVATIAAAKATGKRIVAVFQPQRYTRTFYLLDAFSRSFSEADEVIIVDIYSPAGEQRIEGVSAARLTELIRANSNANVTHISTKEQVLEHLERTVAPGDLVLTMGAGDIWKVAKELSATLRKRAESK, encoded by the coding sequence ATGAGTACATCCGAGCAGCATGTGCATTTCATCGGGATCGGCGGGTACGGTATGAGCGCCATCGCCAGAGTCATGCTGGAAATGGGCTATCGCGTGTCGGGCTCCGACGTCGCGGAGCAGGAATTGACGGAGAAGCTGGCGCAGAAGGGCGCGAAGGTGTTCATCGGCCACGAGGCCGGGCATGTGCAAGGCGCGGATCTCGTCGTGTACTCTACGGCGCTGTCCAAGGACAACGTGGAGAGAGTCGCCGCGGAATCGCTGAACATTCCCGTCATCCACCGCTCGCAGATGCTCGCGCGGCTCCTGAACGCGAAGAAGGGCGTCGCGGTCGCCGGCGCGCACGGCAAGACGACGACGTCGTCGATGATCGCGCTCGTCATGGAGAGCACCGGCGTCGATCCGACTTACATCATCGGCGGGGAAATCATGAACGTCGGCAGCAACGCGAAGGCGGGCAAGGGCGATTTCGTCGTCGCGGAAGCGGACGAGAGCGACGGATCGTTCCTACAATATTATCCGACGCTTGCGGTCGTCACCAACATCGAAGCGGATCATCTGGAAAACTACGACGGCGACTTCGCCAAGCTGAAAGCCGCTTACGCTCGCTTCCTCAGCCAAGTGAAGGAAGGCGGGAAGGCGGTCGTCTGTTTGGACGATCCCGAGCTCGCGGGCCTGCTGCCCGACGTATCGGCGGAGCTCGTCACCTATGGAACGCACCTGGACGCGGAATTCCGGGCGACGGACATCTCGCTCGGCGACCGGAAGGCCGAGTTTACGGTGCTGCGCCGCGGCGCGGCGCTCGGCCGCGTCACGCTCAGCGTGCCCGGTCATCATAACGTGCTGAACGCGCTGGCGACGCTCATCGTCTGTCTCGAGGCGGGCGTGCCGTTCGCGGAAGCGGCGGCGGCGCTGACCGAATTCAGCGGAGCGAAGCGGCGGTTCCAGGTGCTCGGCGACGTGAACGACGTGCTCGTCATCGACGATTACGCGCATCATCCGACGGAGATCGTGGCGACGATCGCCGCGGCGAAGGCGACCGGCAAGCGAATCGTGGCCGTATTCCAGCCGCAGCGGTATACGCGGACGTTTTATTTGCTCGACGCGTTCAGCCGCTCGTTCTCCGAAGCCGACGAGGTCATTATCGTCGACATCTATTCGCCGGCCGGCGAACAGCGGATCGAAGGGGTTTCGGCCGCGCGTCTGACGGAGCTCATTCGAGCAAACTCCAACGCGAACGTCACCCATATTTCGACGAAGGAGCAGGTGCTCGAGCATCTGGAGCGTACCGTCGCGCCGGGCGATCTCGTACTGACGATGGGCGCGGGCGATATTTGGAAGGTCGCGAAGGAGCTTTCGGCCACGCTGCGGAAACGGGCCGAATCGAAATAA
- a CDS encoding SPOR domain-containing protein, with translation MSKARMTFRFDNTRRAAAGQAGEAPIDRHRELVAPETDAAAEPEKEAKNGSAREAKEPPSNVIPLRHYEFQVSEEPIVLEERPMPPSPPPARRIDAEYPYDYGAWNDTSSAEADELERLIRETDAYEPEPEPERPRGRSGERGRAAPPRYSPEEARRLYERLSRDEEEVDGEAGYWPGVSEPPPRAARASAMRRRTQDGPAWWKVAASVVGAIATGVLFGSFVLNFFVGDPPSTALPGVGESGAAQQEGAGAPADGAPAEGTDAGETPATSDAGGVVETATADVQLPERRMFLLQNGKFETLEAARTLAADMKSKGLAATIEEGDGFFVYAGVSSDRDSALRAGVKLQAQGVEVYVKPYELPKVAQVRWADGSAEALGDYVTKGSDMVRIIGDLTMVHLEGDAPVAPEKATLEKLQSEHLALSKLSSPAAAGLPADAQPMLKRMDDAVRNAIVAVEEYAAHPDHAYLWSAQSALMDYVIAEKQLLMTIATM, from the coding sequence ATGAGTAAAGCGAGAATGACTTTTCGTTTTGATAATACGCGGCGCGCGGCGGCGGGACAAGCCGGCGAAGCGCCGATCGATCGACATCGGGAGCTCGTCGCGCCGGAAACGGACGCCGCGGCGGAGCCGGAGAAGGAAGCGAAGAACGGATCGGCGCGGGAGGCGAAGGAGCCGCCTTCCAACGTCATTCCGCTTCGTCATTACGAATTCCAGGTTTCCGAAGAGCCGATCGTGCTTGAAGAGCGACCGATGCCGCCTTCGCCGCCTCCGGCGCGGCGGATCGACGCCGAGTATCCGTACGATTACGGCGCTTGGAACGATACGTCGAGCGCGGAGGCGGACGAGCTGGAGCGGCTCATTCGCGAGACCGACGCGTACGAGCCGGAGCCCGAGCCGGAGCGGCCGCGCGGGCGGTCCGGCGAGCGGGGCCGGGCAGCCCCGCCGCGGTACTCGCCCGAGGAAGCTCGGCGGTTGTACGAGCGTCTCTCGCGGGACGAGGAGGAGGTCGACGGGGAAGCGGGCTATTGGCCCGGCGTCTCCGAGCCGCCGCCACGCGCCGCGAGGGCGTCCGCGATGCGCCGCCGGACCCAAGACGGTCCGGCGTGGTGGAAGGTCGCGGCGTCGGTCGTCGGGGCGATCGCGACGGGGGTGTTGTTCGGTTCGTTCGTCTTGAACTTCTTCGTCGGCGATCCGCCGTCGACCGCGCTCCCGGGCGTCGGCGAGTCCGGCGCCGCCCAGCAGGAAGGCGCGGGCGCTCCGGCGGACGGCGCCCCCGCCGAAGGGACGGATGCGGGCGAAACGCCGGCAACGAGCGACGCCGGCGGCGTCGTCGAGACGGCGACCGCCGATGTCCAACTGCCGGAGCGCCGCATGTTCCTGCTGCAGAACGGCAAGTTCGAGACGCTCGAAGCCGCGCGCACGCTCGCCGCGGATATGAAGAGCAAGGGGCTCGCCGCGACGATCGAGGAAGGCGACGGATTTTTCGTCTATGCCGGCGTCTCGTCGGACCGGGACTCGGCGCTTCGGGCGGGCGTCAAGCTGCAGGCGCAGGGCGTCGAAGTGTACGTAAAGCCTTATGAGCTGCCGAAGGTCGCGCAGGTGCGCTGGGCCGACGGCTCGGCCGAAGCGTTGGGCGACTACGTGACGAAGGGAAGCGACATGGTGCGCATCATCGGCGACTTGACGATGGTACATCTCGAAGGCGATGCGCCGGTCGCACCCGAGAAGGCTACGCTGGAGAAGCTTCAATCGGAGCATCTGGCGTTGTCGAAGCTGTCTTCTCCGGCCGCGGCCGGACTGCCGGCGGATGCGCAGCCGATGCTGAAGCGAATGGACGACGCCGTGCGGAACGCGATCGTCGCCGTCGAGGAATACGCGGCGCATCCGGATCACGCTTATCTGTGGAGCGCGCAGAGCGCGTTGATGGATTACGTGATCGCCGAGAAGCAGCTGCTGATGACGATCGCGACGATGTAG
- a CDS encoding N-acetylmuramoyl-L-alanine amidase, which translates to MKRFIAAVAVAASLFASPYIGQAAKVVVDPGHGGSDPGAVGINGLYEKSVNNEIAYRLRDILIEKGYEVVMTRNTDKTLSLQARVEIARAADADLFVSVHANAHPSKDVRGTMVLYHDAAKPNPDYPASDEMKALSPQSRHLAQLVLSSVLEQVPNTDRGLLQSSAYVVRMGNVPSVLVETAFLSNAQDAKLLSSSSIRAKYASGIANGILKFLPPTFSDIGKHWAKDSIIRLNEQGIADGYNGKFNPDQPLTRAELMAFAERAFGFAGAKSEVTLAEFDGSVTVTESVYDEEGSSDLPATGSPDTPAVPEETTPSFGDLPDWHWSYAVMKEAAKSGILRGYPDGTIRPDAPVSRAEVAVVLDRLIGASQAGGSPSSSFKDVTSKNWAYSSIMRLSGLGIVNGVAERMYGPDRNVTRAEMATMVDRQLSRGHLEE; encoded by the coding sequence TTGAAAAGATTCATAGCCGCCGTGGCGGTCGCCGCCAGCCTCTTCGCCTCTCCGTACATAGGACAGGCCGCCAAAGTCGTCGTCGATCCCGGCCATGGGGGAAGCGATCCCGGCGCCGTCGGTATTAACGGATTATACGAGAAATCGGTCAATAACGAAATCGCCTACCGATTGAGAGACATATTGATAGAAAAAGGGTACGAGGTCGTCATGACGCGCAACACGGACAAGACGCTGTCGCTGCAAGCGCGCGTCGAGATCGCCCGCGCCGCCGACGCCGATCTGTTCGTCTCGGTTCACGCGAACGCGCACCCGTCCAAGGACGTCCGCGGCACGATGGTGCTCTATCACGACGCCGCGAAGCCGAACCCGGATTATCCGGCCAGCGACGAAATGAAGGCGCTCAGCCCGCAGAGCCGCCACCTCGCGCAGCTCGTCCTGTCGTCCGTGCTCGAACAGGTGCCGAACACGGACCGCGGCCTGCTGCAGAGCTCCGCTTACGTCGTGCGCATGGGCAACGTCCCGAGCGTGCTCGTCGAGACGGCGTTCCTCTCGAACGCGCAGGACGCAAAGCTGCTGTCCTCGTCCTCCATCCGGGCGAAATACGCTTCAGGCATCGCGAACGGCATTCTGAAGTTCTTGCCGCCGACGTTCAGCGACATCGGCAAGCATTGGGCGAAGGATTCGATCATTCGCCTCAACGAACAAGGCATCGCCGACGGCTATAACGGAAAATTCAACCCGGACCAGCCGCTGACCCGCGCCGAGCTGATGGCGTTCGCGGAGCGCGCGTTCGGATTCGCCGGAGCGAAATCCGAGGTGACGCTGGCCGAGTTCGACGGTTCGGTCACGGTGACCGAATCGGTCTACGACGAAGAAGGCTCGTCCGATCTGCCGGCGACCGGCTCGCCGGACACGCCGGCGGTTCCGGAAGAGACGACGCCCTCGTTCGGCGACCTGCCGGATTGGCATTGGTCGTACGCCGTCATGAAGGAGGCGGCGAAGAGCGGCATCCTCCGCGGCTACCCGGACGGAACGATCCGCCCGGACGCCCCGGTGTCCCGCGCGGAGGTCGCCGTCGTGCTCGATCGGCTGATCGGCGCGTCGCAAGCCGGCGGAAGCCCGAGTTCCTCGTTCAAGGACGTCACTTCGAAAAACTGGGCGTATTCGTCCATCATGCGCCTCAGCGGCCTCGGCATCGTGAACGGCGTCGCCGAGCGGATGTACGGTCCCGACCGGAACGTGACCCGGGCCGAGATGGCGACGATGGTCGACCGCCAGCTGTCGCGCGGCCATCTCGAAGAATAA
- a CDS encoding DUF4321 domain-containing protein has protein sequence MKKNNLTLIVFLIVGLLAGTILARLLADVPWLSFLTKSAEIRWEPKADLQVVRYDLKFAVTLNLASILGLAGAFWIYRKV, from the coding sequence ATGAAAAAGAATAACCTCACCTTGATCGTGTTTTTGATCGTCGGTTTGTTGGCCGGCACGATTTTGGCTCGGCTGCTCGCGGACGTGCCGTGGCTGTCGTTCCTGACGAAGTCCGCGGAAATTCGCTGGGAGCCGAAGGCCGATTTGCAAGTCGTTCGATACGACTTGAAATTTGCGGTTACACTAAACTTGGCGAGCATTCTCGGATTGGCCGGCGCGTTTTGGATTTATCGAAAAGTATAA
- a CDS encoding Maf family protein, with product MTERKTLILASSSPRRQELIRLLGYPVEVVPSDADESVEDGWTPAEIVEELSLRKALAVLERLPDGAGGIVVGSDTIVVSNGRALGKPRDEEDAADMLRSLQGRPHEVYSGLALVDATTGGRSVAHRMTRVWMKPMDERRIRNYIATGEPSDKAGAYAIQGFGASLVERMDGDYFTVVGLPVSLAADLLERDFGWRVL from the coding sequence ATGACGGAGCGGAAAACGTTGATTTTGGCCTCCTCCTCGCCGAGACGGCAAGAATTGATCCGGCTGCTCGGCTATCCGGTGGAGGTCGTGCCGAGCGACGCCGACGAAAGCGTCGAAGACGGGTGGACGCCGGCGGAAATCGTGGAGGAGCTGTCGCTTCGCAAGGCGTTGGCCGTGTTGGAACGTCTTCCTGACGGAGCCGGCGGCATCGTCGTCGGCTCGGATACGATCGTCGTTTCGAACGGACGCGCGCTGGGGAAGCCTCGGGACGAAGAAGACGCGGCGGACATGCTGAGATCGCTGCAAGGGCGGCCGCATGAAGTGTATAGCGGGTTGGCGCTGGTGGATGCGACGACGGGCGGCCGGTCCGTGGCGCATAGGATGACGCGCGTCTGGATGAAGCCGATGGACGAGCGGCGCATCCGGAATTATATCGCTACCGGCGAGCCGAGCGATAAGGCGGGGGCGTACGCCATCCAAGGTTTCGGCGCTTCGCTCGTCGAACGGATGGACGGAGACTACTTTACGGTCGTCGGCTTGCCGGTGTCGCTCGCGGCGGATCTGTTGGAGCGCGACTTCGGGTGGCGCGTATTGTAA
- the radC gene encoding RadC family protein produces METMMLREVPEDERPRERMLRNGASGMSNSELLAILLRTGTRSESAVTLAQRLLIESGGLRGLADRTVEQLCERRGVGPAKALQLLAALELGRRMARTELEASPIIRSPEDVSTLVMEDLRYLQQEHFVVLFLNTKNRVVGRETLSVGSLNAAIVHPREVFRAAVKRSAASVICVHNHPSGDPTPSPEDVQLTNRLSEAGHIIGIEVLDHVIIGDRRYVSMKERGDL; encoded by the coding sequence ATGGAGACGATGATGCTGCGGGAGGTGCCGGAAGACGAGCGGCCGCGGGAGAGAATGCTGCGGAACGGAGCGTCGGGCATGAGCAACAGCGAGCTGCTCGCGATATTGCTGCGGACGGGTACGCGCAGCGAGTCCGCCGTGACGTTGGCGCAGCGGCTCTTGATCGAATCGGGAGGCCTCCGGGGGCTGGCCGACCGCACCGTCGAGCAGTTGTGCGAGCGGCGCGGCGTCGGACCCGCCAAAGCGCTGCAGCTGCTCGCGGCGTTGGAGCTGGGGAGGCGCATGGCGCGCACGGAGCTGGAGGCTTCGCCGATCATTCGGTCGCCGGAGGACGTGTCGACGCTGGTCATGGAAGACTTGCGGTACTTGCAGCAGGAGCACTTCGTCGTGTTGTTCCTGAACACGAAGAACCGCGTCGTCGGACGGGAGACGCTGTCGGTCGGCAGCCTGAACGCGGCGATCGTCCACCCGCGCGAGGTGTTCCGCGCGGCGGTGAAGCGAAGCGCCGCTTCGGTCATCTGCGTGCATAACCACCCTAGCGGCGACCCGACGCCGAGCCCCGAAGATGTTCAATTGACGAATCGGTTGTCCGAGGCGGGTCATATTATAGGTATCGAAGTCTTGGACCATGTGATCATCGGAGACCGTCGGTACGTCAGTATGAAAGAGCGAGGCGATCTGTAG
- a CDS encoding rod shape-determining protein has translation MFGGLSTKDLGIDLGTANTLVYVKGKGIVVREPSVVALRTDTKTIEAVGEQAKRMIGRTPGNIRAVRPMKDGVIADFDTTATMIKYFIRQAQKQRSLFPRHPSVMVCVPSGITAVEKRAVEDATRQAGAKEAYTIEEPFAAAIGANLPVWEPTGSMVVDIGGGTTEVAVISLGGIVTSRSIRVAGDEMDDAIIQYIKRTYNLMIGERTSEQMKMEIGSALPMQPPPTIEIRGRDLVTGLPKTISVSADEVTEALADTVGAIVDAVKVTLEKCPPELSADIMDRGIVLTGGGALLRNLDKLLARETGMPVVVAENPLDCVAIGTGKALENIHLFKTRSGPTSRSRR, from the coding sequence ATGTTCGGCGGTTTGAGCACGAAGGATCTCGGGATCGATCTCGGGACAGCGAACACGCTCGTGTACGTGAAAGGCAAAGGAATCGTCGTTAGGGAACCCTCCGTGGTCGCCCTGCGCACCGATACGAAAACGATCGAAGCCGTCGGCGAGCAAGCGAAGCGCATGATCGGCCGGACGCCCGGCAACATTCGCGCGGTGCGTCCGATGAAGGACGGCGTCATCGCCGACTTCGACACGACGGCTACGATGATTAAATATTTCATCCGTCAGGCGCAGAAGCAGCGCTCGCTGTTCCCGCGCCATCCGTCCGTCATGGTTTGCGTGCCGTCCGGCATTACGGCGGTGGAGAAGCGCGCAGTGGAGGACGCGACGCGGCAAGCCGGCGCGAAGGAAGCGTACACGATCGAGGAGCCGTTCGCGGCGGCGATCGGCGCCAACCTGCCGGTATGGGAGCCGACGGGGAGCATGGTCGTGGACATCGGCGGGGGGACGACGGAGGTCGCCGTCATCTCGCTCGGCGGCATCGTCACGTCCCGGTCGATCCGCGTCGCCGGCGACGAGATGGACGACGCGATTATCCAGTACATTAAGCGAACTTATAACTTGATGATCGGGGAGCGGACGTCCGAACAGATGAAGATGGAGATCGGCTCGGCGCTGCCGATGCAGCCGCCGCCGACGATCGAAATTCGCGGCCGCGATCTCGTGACGGGCTTGCCGAAGACGATCAGCGTCTCCGCCGACGAGGTGACGGAAGCGCTGGCGGACACGGTCGGGGCGATCGTCGACGCGGTCAAGGTAACGCTCGAGAAGTGTCCGCCGGAGCTGTCGGCCGACATTATGGACCGCGGCATCGTGCTTACGGGCGGCGGAGCGCTTCTTCGCAATCTCGACAAGCTGCTCGCCAGGGAGACGGGCATGCCGGTCGTCGTCGCGGAGAATCCGCTCGATTGCGTCGCGATCGGCACCGGGAAGGCGCTCGAAAACATTCATCTATTCAAAACAAGGTCGGGGCCGACTTCCCGTTCGCGCAGATAG
- the mreC gene encoding rod shape-determining protein MreC, whose amino-acid sequence MFKFMGNKRLFLLLAAIMFFIAIMGFSLSVRGGATWPEKFVADTVAFGQGLVYKPVRSVAGFFEDVRRLKTVYEENQALRLTLSQYARDTARLNDLEAQNARLKEALEFTERQKRSHEYTYRIAEVISESPDRYNRVVRINLGERDGIRMDMAVMTVDGLIGRIVRVTPFTSNVQLITDLNGEEGGVRGFAATVQGRESESFGIVENYNAEEGTLLMTKIDQNDELKEGDVIVTSGLGELFPEGIVIGTVIDRKVGDFGLTHTATIEPAAQFSHLREVFVVEVPGLE is encoded by the coding sequence ATGTTTAAATTTATGGGGAATAAGCGGCTGTTCTTGCTGCTTGCCGCGATTATGTTTTTCATCGCGATAATGGGGTTCAGTCTCAGCGTGAGAGGGGGCGCCACCTGGCCAGAGAAGTTCGTCGCCGACACGGTGGCGTTCGGGCAAGGCCTCGTGTATAAACCGGTTCGTTCGGTCGCCGGCTTCTTCGAAGACGTTCGGCGCCTCAAGACCGTGTACGAAGAAAATCAGGCGCTGCGACTGACGCTTTCGCAATACGCCCGCGACACCGCAAGGCTGAACGACCTCGAGGCGCAGAACGCACGCTTGAAGGAAGCGCTCGAATTCACGGAACGGCAGAAGCGGTCGCATGAGTATACATACCGGATCGCCGAGGTCATCTCGGAAAGTCCGGATCGGTATAATCGCGTCGTCCGCATCAATCTCGGCGAGCGCGACGGCATTCGGATGGACATGGCGGTCATGACGGTCGACGGACTGATCGGACGCATCGTCCGCGTCACGCCGTTCACCTCGAACGTGCAGCTCATCACCGATCTGAACGGAGAAGAGGGCGGCGTCAGGGGCTTCGCCGCGACCGTGCAAGGCAGGGAGAGCGAATCGTTCGGCATCGTGGAAAACTACAATGCCGAGGAGGGGACGCTGCTCATGACGAAGATCGATCAGAACGACGAGCTGAAGGAAGGCGACGTGATCGTGACGTCCGGCCTCGGGGAGCTGTTCCCGGAAGGCATCGTCATCGGCACCGTCATCGACCGGAAGGTCGGCGATTTCGGATTGACGCACACCGCTACGATCGAGCCGGCCGCGCAATTCAGCCATCTTCGGGAAGTGTTCGTCGTCGAGGTGCCGGGCCTTGAGTAA
- the mreD gene encoding rod shape-determining protein MreD, which translates to MSNASTLKWVLLTLTLLVFFLLESSLLPWITPLEWRSELSIYPKLVLISAVYISVFTNRHIGLAYGLAFGLLQDVQFYGHMIGVNAFAYGLAAYVAGLLIRPNLVSLFSVFLIQLSALLLYETSTYAIYRLFSVTDSDFGWTFIHGMLPSILISLFLALALYIPARKWLEAPRSERDSDEE; encoded by the coding sequence TTGAGTAACGCTTCGACGCTCAAGTGGGTGCTGCTGACGTTGACGCTGCTGGTCTTCTTTCTGCTCGAGAGTTCGCTGCTGCCTTGGATTACGCCGTTAGAGTGGCGCAGCGAACTGTCGATTTATCCGAAGCTGGTGCTTATATCGGCCGTGTATATATCCGTCTTTACGAACCGCCATATCGGCTTGGCGTACGGTCTTGCGTTCGGCTTGCTGCAGGACGTTCAGTTTTACGGGCATATGATCGGCGTGAACGCCTTCGCTTACGGGCTCGCGGCTTACGTGGCCGGCCTCTTGATTCGGCCGAATCTCGTAAGCTTGTTTTCCGTATTTCTCATTCAATTATCCGCTTTGCTGCTATACGAGACTTCGACGTACGCCATATATCGGCTCTTCAGCGTGACGGACAGCGATTTCGGTTGGACGTTCATTCACGGGATGCTCCCTAGCATCTTAATCAGCCTGTTTCTCGCTTTAGCGCTCTACATTCCTGCGCGAAAGTGGCTCGAAGCTCCGAGGTCGGAACGGGATTCCGACGAAGAATAG
- a CDS encoding septum site-determining protein MinC: MSTTKSLVTIKGVKEGLLFVLDDAAPLPDVLSDLSHKLEHTHSQFLTGPIVHVHVRLGKRPSTDETKAALKEAFAFRGNLLVQSIVSDSQESSAALPLLPAMKTITGIVRSGQTLHHDGDVLLLGDVNPGGTITSTGHILILGSLRGLAHAGVEGDDGAIIAASYLRPTQLRIAGVVSRPPDEWGFQEAFMEFAYLREGVMEIEKIHQLHRIRPQLKH, encoded by the coding sequence ATGTCCACGACAAAATCGCTCGTTACGATCAAAGGGGTTAAAGAAGGCCTGCTTTTCGTGCTCGACGACGCGGCTCCGTTACCGGACGTGTTGTCGGACTTAAGTCATAAGCTGGAGCATACGCACAGCCAATTTTTAACGGGCCCGATCGTGCATGTGCATGTCAGGCTCGGCAAGCGCCCGTCGACCGACGAGACGAAAGCCGCGTTGAAGGAGGCGTTCGCCTTCCGCGGCAATTTACTCGTTCAGTCGATCGTAAGCGATTCGCAGGAATCGTCCGCGGCTCTGCCGCTTTTGCCGGCGATGAAGACGATTACGGGCATCGTTCGCTCCGGCCAGACGCTGCATCACGACGGGGACGTGCTGCTGTTGGGGGACGTCAATCCGGGAGGCACGATTACGTCGACCGGCCACATTTTGATTTTAGGTTCGCTTCGCGGGCTCGCGCATGCCGGCGTCGAAGGGGACGACGGCGCGATCATCGCCGCCTCGTATTTGCGGCCGACCCAGCTGCGCATCGCCGGGGTCGTCTCGCGGCCGCCGGACGAATGGGGCTTCCAAGAGGCGTTCATGGAATTCGCGTATTTGCGCGAGGGCGTCATGGAAATCGAGAAGATTCACCAGTTGCACCGCATCCGGCCGCAACTGAAGCACTAG
- the minD gene encoding septum site-determining protein MinD has product MGEAIVVTSGKGGVGKTTTSANVGTALALLGKKVCMLDTDIGLRNLDVVMGLENRIIYDLVDVIDGRCRLNQALIKDKRFDELYLIPAAQTKDKNAVSPEQVRDVVLELKKEHDYVIIDCPAGIEQGFKNAVAGADRAIVVTTPEKSAVRDADRIIGLLEKDKLDAKLIINRIRPHMLKNGDMLDIDEVCAVLAIDLLGLVPDDEYVIKAANNGEPTVMNPDSRAAIAYRNIARRILGDTVPLMPLQQKLGVLQRIKKFFAG; this is encoded by the coding sequence ATGGGAGAGGCGATCGTAGTCACATCGGGGAAGGGCGGCGTCGGCAAGACGACCACGTCGGCGAACGTCGGCACGGCGCTCGCGCTGCTCGGGAAGAAGGTGTGCATGCTCGACACCGATATCGGACTGAGAAACCTGGACGTCGTCATGGGCCTGGAAAACCGAATTATCTACGATCTTGTCGACGTCATCGACGGACGCTGCCGGCTGAATCAAGCGCTGATTAAAGACAAGCGCTTCGATGAATTGTACTTGATCCCCGCTGCGCAGACGAAGGACAAGAACGCCGTGTCTCCGGAGCAGGTGCGGGACGTCGTGCTCGAGTTGAAGAAGGAGCACGATTACGTCATCATCGACTGTCCGGCCGGCATCGAACAGGGCTTCAAGAACGCCGTGGCCGGCGCGGACCGGGCGATCGTCGTGACGACGCCGGAGAAGTCCGCCGTCCGCGACGCGGATCGGATCATCGGACTGCTCGAGAAGGACAAGCTCGACGCGAAGCTGATCATCAACCGGATCCGTCCTCATATGTTGAAGAACGGCGACATGCTCGACATCGACGAAGTGTGCGCGGTGCTCGCGATCGACTTGCTCGGTCTCGTGCCGGACGACGAATACGTCATTAAGGCGGCGAACAACGGAGAGCCGACGGTCATGAATCCCGACTCGCGCGCCGCGATCGCGTACCGCAATATCGCCCGCCGCATTCTCGGAGATACGGTGCCGCTTATGCCGCTTCAGCAGAAGCTAGGCGTCCTTCAACGCATTAAGAAGTTTTTCGCCGGTTAA